One genomic window of Etheostoma spectabile isolate EspeVRDwgs_2016 chromosome 7, UIUC_Espe_1.0, whole genome shotgun sequence includes the following:
- the LOC116693152 gene encoding glutamate receptor-interacting protein 2 isoform X4 codes for MLCGLRRDTKNSIGKSTTLIFGTQSQGDEGPYSKGSKESGATDQSHSSCRRSFSEECRGVTTVDLMKREGSNLGLTISGGSDKDGKPRVSNLRPGGLAARSDQLNVGDYIKSVNGINLSKLRHDEIISLLKNIGERVVLEVEYELPQLVQNPSGVLTKTMEVCLHKEGNSFGFVMRGGFHEDWRRSRPLVVTYIRPGGPADREGTLKAGDRVLSIDGMPLNREKHADALTMLMQSSQEALFLIEYDVSVMEAMQQASGPLLVEIVKGPSTSLGISLTTTIYRSKQVIIIDKIKAASVVERCGALHAGDILLSIDGTSTEHCSLMEATQLLASTCDVVKLEILPASQSRLPVRPQDTVKVQKSNHHHWDQSSNYCHPPHASHCKTWSSPSHPHNQQDHCKSLVSGGFSPSSTATSGFSSQGSNTLPCPIPPVAPTSPRSLTGKRRNRKKDHKSSLSLTSSSVGPGGQIFHVETSEVILRGDPLTGFGIQLQGGVFATETLSAPPVIRFIEPDSPAERCGLLQVGDRLLSINGIPTEDGTLEEAHQLLRDSALANKVTVEIEFDVAESVVPSSGTFHVKLPKRRGVELGITISASKKPGKPLIISDIRKGSIAHRTGTLEPGDRLLAIDSVRLENCTMEDAMHVLQQAEDMVKLRIQKDEDNIDELEMSGSIIYTVELKRYNGPLGITISGTEEPFDPIVISGLTKKGLAERTGAIHIGDRVLAINGVSLKGKPLSEAIHLLQMAGESVTLKIKKKADQPDGRRPLDREAGFLSDTEDDLTDSQKTSKHSEVYSATLPSIDSAMSSWDSSGFDAGYSSQGTYLHKATDLLLNPNEWRRTKHRSQTSSSSAGLLHHAALYDGRFTEDEWDKIPGFVSPPRCHGTLNQEDSLWSQALQDLETCGQSEILRELEASMTGSAFSLYLEETKTNDDSMFHTEISPIKRERMHGESRNKSNLNTSTGARDDILSSIPLTLHKVTVRKDIESHDFGFSVSDGLLEKGVYVNMIRPDGPADQAGLKPFDRILQVNRVRTRDLDCCLTVPLIIEAGDSLDLVISRNPLAAADTGLPDDSDDPLNSLFCFPEHRTNSIAL; via the exons ATGCTGTGTGGTCTGAGGAGAGACACCAAGAACAGCATTGGTAAGAGCACCACACTGATCTTTGGAACACAAAGTCAAGGGG ATGAAGGACCATACTCAAAGGGGAGCAAGGAGTCCGGGGCAACTGACCAATCACATTCATCCTGCAGGCGCAGCTTCTCAG AGGAGTGCCGAGGAGTGACCACGGTGGACCTGATGAAAAGGGAAGGCAGCaaccttggcctcaccatctccggAGGCTCTGATAAGGATGGCAAGCCCAGAGTGTCAAACCTACGGCCAGGTGGGCTAGCTGCCAG GAGCGACCAGCTGAATGTAGGAGACTACATAAAGTCAGTGAATGGCATCAACCTGTCAAAGCTTCGCCACGATGAGATCATCAGCCTGCTGAAGAACATCGGGGAGAGAGTTGTGCTGGAGGTGGAGTACGAGCTGCCTCAACTCG TCCAGAACCCCTCAGGAGTCTTAACCAAAACCATGGAGGTGTGTTTACACAAGGAGGGAAACAGCTTTGGGTTTGTTATGAGAG GAGGCTTCCACGAGGACTGGCGCAGGTCTCGTCCTCTGGTGGTTACATACATCAGGCCCGGAGGCCCCGCTGACAG AGAGGGCACTTTGAAGGCCGGAGACCGAGTATTGAGCATAGACGGCATGCCTTTAAACCGAGAGAAGCACGCTGACGCTTTGACCATGCTGATGCAGAGCAGCCAGGAAGCTCTGTTCCTGATTGAGTATGACGTCTCCGTCATGG AGGCAATGCAGCAAGCCTCGGGCCCTCTGCTGGTGGAGATAGTGAAAGGTCCCTCCACCAGCCTCGGGATCAGCCTCACTACAACAATATACAGGAGCAAAcaagttattattattgacaAGATAAAGGCAGCCAGCGTGGTGGAAAG gTGTGGAGCGCTGCATGCAGGGGACATCCTTCTGTCCATAGATGGGACCAGCACAGAGCACTGCTCTCTGATGGAGGCCACGCAGCTACTTGCTAGCACTTGTGATGTTGTGAAACTGGAGATTCTCccagccagtcagagcagactTCCTGTCAGGCCGCAAGACACAG TAAAAGTGCAGAAGAGCAACCATCATCACTGGGACCAAAGCAGCAACTACTGCCATCCCCCACATGCCAGCCACTGCAAGACATGGAGCAGCCCAAGCCACCCACACAACCAGCAGGACCACTGCAAAT CTCTGGTGAGCGGTGGCTTCTCCCCTTCCTCCACAGCCACCTCGGGCTTTAGCAGCCAGGGTAGCAACACGCTGCCCTGTCCCATCCCTCCGGTAGCTCCCACCAGCCCCCGCAGCTTGACGGGCAAGAGGAGGAACAGGAAGAAGGACCATAAAAGCTCAC TTTCTCTGACGTCCAGTTCTGTCGGCCCAGGGGGGCAGATTTTTCATGTGGAAACAAGCGAGGTCATCCTGAGGGGGGATCCACTCACAGGTTTTGGGATCCAGCTGCAGGGGGGTGTTTTTGCCACAGAAACCCTGTCTGCTCCCCCAGTCATCCGCTTTATTGAGCCCGACAGCCCAGCTGAGAG GTGTGGACTGCTGCAGGTTGGGGACAGACTGTTGTCCATTAATGGGATCCCGACTGAAGATGGCACTTTGGAGGAAGCCCATCAGCTGCTCAGAGACTCCGCTCTGGCCAACAAGGTCACAGTGGAGATTGAGTTTGACGTTGCAG AGTCGGTGGTTCCCAGCAGTGGTACCTTCCACGTTAAACTACCCAAGAGGAGAGGAGTGGAGCTGGGCATTACCATCAGTG CAAGTAAGAAACCTGGCAAGCCCCTCATCATCTCTGACATCAGAAAAGGAAGCATAGCACACAG AACAGGCACTCTGGAGCCTGGAGACCGGCTACTGGCCATCGACAGTGTGCGTCTGGAGAACTGCACCATGGAGGACGCCATGCATGTCCTACAGCAGGCCGAGGACATGGTCAAACTCCGAATCCAGAaagatgaggacaacattg ATGAGTTGGAGATGTCAGGCTCTATAATCTACACCGTTGAGCTGAAGAGATATAACGGACCACTAGGCATCACGATCTCTGGCACAGAGGAGCCCTTTGATCCCATCGTCATTTCTGGCCTCACTAAGAAAGGCCTGGCAGAGAG GACCGGGGCCATCCATATAGGGGACCGTGTCCTGGCCATCAACGGAGTCAGTCTGAAAGGAAAGCCACTGAGCGAGGCCATCCATCTTCTGCAGATGGCTGGGGAGTCCGTCACcctcaagataaaaaaaaaggctgacc AACCTGACGGCCGACGGCCTCTGGATAGAGAAGCTGGGTTTTTAAGTGACACGGAGGATGACCTGACAGACTCCCAGAAGACCAGTAAACACTCCGAGGTCTACTCAGCCACTCTGCCCAGTATAGACTCTGCAATGAGCTCCTGGGACAGCTCAGGGTTTGACGCCGGCTACAGTAGCCAAG GTACATATCTTCACAAAGCAACCGATTTATTGCTCAATCCGAATGAGTGGCGACGCACAAAGCACAGGAGCCAAACCAGTTCCAGCTCTGCAGGCCTACTCCACCACGCAGCGCTGTATGATGGGAGGTTCACTGAGGATGAGTGGGACAAGATACCTGG ATTCGTCAGCCCCCCTCGTTGCCATGGCACCCTGAACCAGGAAGATAGCCTCTGGTCCCAGGCTCTGCAAGACCTCGAGACCTGTGGCCAGTCAGAGATTCTCAGGGAGCTGGAG gcATCCATGACAGGCAGCGCTTTCAGTCTGTACCTTGAGGAAACCAAGACCAACGACGACTCAATGTTTCATACTGAAATTAGTCCCATTAAGAGGGAGAGGATGCATGGCGAGTCTAGGAACAAAAGCAACCTGAACACGTCGACTGGAGCCAGAGATGATATTTTGTCCTCTATCCCTCTGACACTGCACAAG GTGACTGTAAGGAAGGACATTGAGAGCCATGACTTTGGTTTCAGTGTATCCGACGGGCTCCTGGAGAAAGGGGTCTATGTCAACATGATCCGCCCTGATGGCCCTGCTGACCAGGCAGGGTTAAAACCTTTTGACCGCATTCTTCAG
- the LOC116693152 gene encoding glutamate receptor-interacting protein 2 isoform X3 — translation MLCGLRRDTKNSIGKSTTLIFGTQSQGDEGPYSKGSKESGATDQSHSSCRRSFSAEECRGVTTVDLMKREGSNLGLTISGGSDKDGKPRVSNLRPGGLAARSDQLNVGDYIKSVNGINLSKLRHDEIISLLKNIGERVVLEVEYELPQLVQNPSGVLTKTMEVCLHKEGNSFGFVMRGGFHEDWRRSRPLVVTYIRPGGPADREGTLKAGDRVLSIDGMPLNREKHADALTMLMQSSQEALFLIEYDVSVMEAMQQASGPLLVEIVKGPSTSLGISLTTTIYRSKQVIIIDKIKAASVVERCGALHAGDILLSIDGTSTEHCSLMEATQLLASTCDVVKLEILPASQSRLPVRPQDTVKVQKSNHHHWDQSSNYCHPPHASHCKTWSSPSHPHNQQDHCKSLVSGGFSPSSTATSGFSSQGSNTLPCPIPPVAPTSPRSLTGKRRNRKKDHKSSLSLTSSSVGPGGQIFHVETSEVILRGDPLTGFGIQLQGGVFATETLSAPPVIRFIEPDSPAERCGLLQVGDRLLSINGIPTEDGTLEEAHQLLRDSALANKVTVEIEFDVAESVVPSSGTFHVKLPKRRGVELGITISASKKPGKPLIISDIRKGSIAHRTGTLEPGDRLLAIDSVRLENCTMEDAMHVLQQAEDMVKLRIQKDEDNIDELEMSGSIIYTVELKRYNGPLGITISGTEEPFDPIVISGLTKKGLAERTGAIHIGDRVLAINGVSLKGKPLSEAIHLLQMAGESVTLKIKKKADQPDGRRPLDREAGFLSDTEDDLTDSQKTSKHSEVYSATLPSIDSAMSSWDSSGFDAGYSSQGTYLHKATDLLLNPNEWRRTKHRSQTSSSSAGLLHHAALYDGRFTEDEWDKIPGFVSPPRCHGTLNQEDSLWSQALQDLETCGQSEILRELEASMTGSAFSLYLEETKTNDDSMFHTEISPIKRERMHGESRNKSNLNTSTGARDDILSSIPLTLHKVTVRKDIESHDFGFSVSDGLLEKGVYVNMIRPDGPADQAGLKPFDRILQVNRVRTRDLDCCLTVPLIIEAGDSLDLVISRNPLAAADTGLPDDSDDPLNSLFCFPEHRTNSIAL, via the exons ATGCTGTGTGGTCTGAGGAGAGACACCAAGAACAGCATTGGTAAGAGCACCACACTGATCTTTGGAACACAAAGTCAAGGGG ATGAAGGACCATACTCAAAGGGGAGCAAGGAGTCCGGGGCAACTGACCAATCACATTCATCCTGCAGGCGCAGCTTCTCAG CAGAGGAGTGCCGAGGAGTGACCACGGTGGACCTGATGAAAAGGGAAGGCAGCaaccttggcctcaccatctccggAGGCTCTGATAAGGATGGCAAGCCCAGAGTGTCAAACCTACGGCCAGGTGGGCTAGCTGCCAG GAGCGACCAGCTGAATGTAGGAGACTACATAAAGTCAGTGAATGGCATCAACCTGTCAAAGCTTCGCCACGATGAGATCATCAGCCTGCTGAAGAACATCGGGGAGAGAGTTGTGCTGGAGGTGGAGTACGAGCTGCCTCAACTCG TCCAGAACCCCTCAGGAGTCTTAACCAAAACCATGGAGGTGTGTTTACACAAGGAGGGAAACAGCTTTGGGTTTGTTATGAGAG GAGGCTTCCACGAGGACTGGCGCAGGTCTCGTCCTCTGGTGGTTACATACATCAGGCCCGGAGGCCCCGCTGACAG AGAGGGCACTTTGAAGGCCGGAGACCGAGTATTGAGCATAGACGGCATGCCTTTAAACCGAGAGAAGCACGCTGACGCTTTGACCATGCTGATGCAGAGCAGCCAGGAAGCTCTGTTCCTGATTGAGTATGACGTCTCCGTCATGG AGGCAATGCAGCAAGCCTCGGGCCCTCTGCTGGTGGAGATAGTGAAAGGTCCCTCCACCAGCCTCGGGATCAGCCTCACTACAACAATATACAGGAGCAAAcaagttattattattgacaAGATAAAGGCAGCCAGCGTGGTGGAAAG gTGTGGAGCGCTGCATGCAGGGGACATCCTTCTGTCCATAGATGGGACCAGCACAGAGCACTGCTCTCTGATGGAGGCCACGCAGCTACTTGCTAGCACTTGTGATGTTGTGAAACTGGAGATTCTCccagccagtcagagcagactTCCTGTCAGGCCGCAAGACACAG TAAAAGTGCAGAAGAGCAACCATCATCACTGGGACCAAAGCAGCAACTACTGCCATCCCCCACATGCCAGCCACTGCAAGACATGGAGCAGCCCAAGCCACCCACACAACCAGCAGGACCACTGCAAAT CTCTGGTGAGCGGTGGCTTCTCCCCTTCCTCCACAGCCACCTCGGGCTTTAGCAGCCAGGGTAGCAACACGCTGCCCTGTCCCATCCCTCCGGTAGCTCCCACCAGCCCCCGCAGCTTGACGGGCAAGAGGAGGAACAGGAAGAAGGACCATAAAAGCTCAC TTTCTCTGACGTCCAGTTCTGTCGGCCCAGGGGGGCAGATTTTTCATGTGGAAACAAGCGAGGTCATCCTGAGGGGGGATCCACTCACAGGTTTTGGGATCCAGCTGCAGGGGGGTGTTTTTGCCACAGAAACCCTGTCTGCTCCCCCAGTCATCCGCTTTATTGAGCCCGACAGCCCAGCTGAGAG GTGTGGACTGCTGCAGGTTGGGGACAGACTGTTGTCCATTAATGGGATCCCGACTGAAGATGGCACTTTGGAGGAAGCCCATCAGCTGCTCAGAGACTCCGCTCTGGCCAACAAGGTCACAGTGGAGATTGAGTTTGACGTTGCAG AGTCGGTGGTTCCCAGCAGTGGTACCTTCCACGTTAAACTACCCAAGAGGAGAGGAGTGGAGCTGGGCATTACCATCAGTG CAAGTAAGAAACCTGGCAAGCCCCTCATCATCTCTGACATCAGAAAAGGAAGCATAGCACACAG AACAGGCACTCTGGAGCCTGGAGACCGGCTACTGGCCATCGACAGTGTGCGTCTGGAGAACTGCACCATGGAGGACGCCATGCATGTCCTACAGCAGGCCGAGGACATGGTCAAACTCCGAATCCAGAaagatgaggacaacattg ATGAGTTGGAGATGTCAGGCTCTATAATCTACACCGTTGAGCTGAAGAGATATAACGGACCACTAGGCATCACGATCTCTGGCACAGAGGAGCCCTTTGATCCCATCGTCATTTCTGGCCTCACTAAGAAAGGCCTGGCAGAGAG GACCGGGGCCATCCATATAGGGGACCGTGTCCTGGCCATCAACGGAGTCAGTCTGAAAGGAAAGCCACTGAGCGAGGCCATCCATCTTCTGCAGATGGCTGGGGAGTCCGTCACcctcaagataaaaaaaaaggctgacc AACCTGACGGCCGACGGCCTCTGGATAGAGAAGCTGGGTTTTTAAGTGACACGGAGGATGACCTGACAGACTCCCAGAAGACCAGTAAACACTCCGAGGTCTACTCAGCCACTCTGCCCAGTATAGACTCTGCAATGAGCTCCTGGGACAGCTCAGGGTTTGACGCCGGCTACAGTAGCCAAG GTACATATCTTCACAAAGCAACCGATTTATTGCTCAATCCGAATGAGTGGCGACGCACAAAGCACAGGAGCCAAACCAGTTCCAGCTCTGCAGGCCTACTCCACCACGCAGCGCTGTATGATGGGAGGTTCACTGAGGATGAGTGGGACAAGATACCTGG ATTCGTCAGCCCCCCTCGTTGCCATGGCACCCTGAACCAGGAAGATAGCCTCTGGTCCCAGGCTCTGCAAGACCTCGAGACCTGTGGCCAGTCAGAGATTCTCAGGGAGCTGGAG gcATCCATGACAGGCAGCGCTTTCAGTCTGTACCTTGAGGAAACCAAGACCAACGACGACTCAATGTTTCATACTGAAATTAGTCCCATTAAGAGGGAGAGGATGCATGGCGAGTCTAGGAACAAAAGCAACCTGAACACGTCGACTGGAGCCAGAGATGATATTTTGTCCTCTATCCCTCTGACACTGCACAAG GTGACTGTAAGGAAGGACATTGAGAGCCATGACTTTGGTTTCAGTGTATCCGACGGGCTCCTGGAGAAAGGGGTCTATGTCAACATGATCCGCCCTGATGGCCCTGCTGACCAGGCAGGGTTAAAACCTTTTGACCGCATTCTTCAG
- the LOC116693152 gene encoding glutamate receptor-interacting protein 2 isoform X5: protein MLCGLRRDTKNSIDEGPYSKGSKESGATDQSHSSCRRSFSAEECRGVTTVDLMKREGSNLGLTISGGSDKDGKPRVSNLRPGGLAARSDQLNVGDYIKSVNGINLSKLRHDEIISLLKNIGERVVLEVEYELPQLVQNPSGVLTKTMEVCLHKEGNSFGFVMRGGFHEDWRRSRPLVVTYIRPGGPADREGTLKAGDRVLSIDGMPLNREKHADALTMLMQSSQEALFLIEYDVSVMEAMQQASGPLLVEIVKGPSTSLGISLTTTIYRSKQVIIIDKIKAASVVERCGALHAGDILLSIDGTSTEHCSLMEATQLLASTCDVVKLEILPASQSRLPVRPQDTVKVQKSNHHHWDQSSNYCHPPHASHCKTWSSPSHPHNQQDHCKSLVSGGFSPSSTATSGFSSQGSNTLPCPIPPVAPTSPRSLTGKRRNRKKDHKSSLSLTSSSVGPGGQIFHVETSEVILRGDPLTGFGIQLQGGVFATETLSAPPVIRFIEPDSPAERCGLLQVGDRLLSINGIPTEDGTLEEAHQLLRDSALANKVTVEIEFDVAESVVPSSGTFHVKLPKRRGVELGITISASKKPGKPLIISDIRKGSIAHRTGTLEPGDRLLAIDSVRLENCTMEDAMHVLQQAEDMVKLRIQKDEDNIDELEMSGSIIYTVELKRYNGPLGITISGTEEPFDPIVISGLTKKGLAERTGAIHIGDRVLAINGVSLKGKPLSEAIHLLQMAGESVTLKIKKKADQPDGRRPLDREAGFLSDTEDDLTDSQKTSKHSEVYSATLPSIDSAMSSWDSSGFDAGYSSQGTYLHKATDLLLNPNEWRRTKHRSQTSSSSAGLLHHAALYDGRFTEDEWDKIPGFVSPPRCHGTLNQEDSLWSQALQDLETCGQSEILRELEASMTGSAFSLYLEETKTNDDSMFHTEISPIKRERMHGESRNKSNLNTSTGARDDILSSIPLTLHKVTVRKDIESHDFGFSVSDGLLEKGVYVNMIRPDGPADQAGLKPFDRILQVNRVRTRDLDCCLTVPLIIEAGDSLDLVISRNPLAAADTGLPDDSDDPLNSLFCFPEHRTNSIAL from the exons ATGCTGTGTGGTCTGAGGAGAGACACCAAGAACAGCATTG ATGAAGGACCATACTCAAAGGGGAGCAAGGAGTCCGGGGCAACTGACCAATCACATTCATCCTGCAGGCGCAGCTTCTCAG CAGAGGAGTGCCGAGGAGTGACCACGGTGGACCTGATGAAAAGGGAAGGCAGCaaccttggcctcaccatctccggAGGCTCTGATAAGGATGGCAAGCCCAGAGTGTCAAACCTACGGCCAGGTGGGCTAGCTGCCAG GAGCGACCAGCTGAATGTAGGAGACTACATAAAGTCAGTGAATGGCATCAACCTGTCAAAGCTTCGCCACGATGAGATCATCAGCCTGCTGAAGAACATCGGGGAGAGAGTTGTGCTGGAGGTGGAGTACGAGCTGCCTCAACTCG TCCAGAACCCCTCAGGAGTCTTAACCAAAACCATGGAGGTGTGTTTACACAAGGAGGGAAACAGCTTTGGGTTTGTTATGAGAG GAGGCTTCCACGAGGACTGGCGCAGGTCTCGTCCTCTGGTGGTTACATACATCAGGCCCGGAGGCCCCGCTGACAG AGAGGGCACTTTGAAGGCCGGAGACCGAGTATTGAGCATAGACGGCATGCCTTTAAACCGAGAGAAGCACGCTGACGCTTTGACCATGCTGATGCAGAGCAGCCAGGAAGCTCTGTTCCTGATTGAGTATGACGTCTCCGTCATGG AGGCAATGCAGCAAGCCTCGGGCCCTCTGCTGGTGGAGATAGTGAAAGGTCCCTCCACCAGCCTCGGGATCAGCCTCACTACAACAATATACAGGAGCAAAcaagttattattattgacaAGATAAAGGCAGCCAGCGTGGTGGAAAG gTGTGGAGCGCTGCATGCAGGGGACATCCTTCTGTCCATAGATGGGACCAGCACAGAGCACTGCTCTCTGATGGAGGCCACGCAGCTACTTGCTAGCACTTGTGATGTTGTGAAACTGGAGATTCTCccagccagtcagagcagactTCCTGTCAGGCCGCAAGACACAG TAAAAGTGCAGAAGAGCAACCATCATCACTGGGACCAAAGCAGCAACTACTGCCATCCCCCACATGCCAGCCACTGCAAGACATGGAGCAGCCCAAGCCACCCACACAACCAGCAGGACCACTGCAAAT CTCTGGTGAGCGGTGGCTTCTCCCCTTCCTCCACAGCCACCTCGGGCTTTAGCAGCCAGGGTAGCAACACGCTGCCCTGTCCCATCCCTCCGGTAGCTCCCACCAGCCCCCGCAGCTTGACGGGCAAGAGGAGGAACAGGAAGAAGGACCATAAAAGCTCAC TTTCTCTGACGTCCAGTTCTGTCGGCCCAGGGGGGCAGATTTTTCATGTGGAAACAAGCGAGGTCATCCTGAGGGGGGATCCACTCACAGGTTTTGGGATCCAGCTGCAGGGGGGTGTTTTTGCCACAGAAACCCTGTCTGCTCCCCCAGTCATCCGCTTTATTGAGCCCGACAGCCCAGCTGAGAG GTGTGGACTGCTGCAGGTTGGGGACAGACTGTTGTCCATTAATGGGATCCCGACTGAAGATGGCACTTTGGAGGAAGCCCATCAGCTGCTCAGAGACTCCGCTCTGGCCAACAAGGTCACAGTGGAGATTGAGTTTGACGTTGCAG AGTCGGTGGTTCCCAGCAGTGGTACCTTCCACGTTAAACTACCCAAGAGGAGAGGAGTGGAGCTGGGCATTACCATCAGTG CAAGTAAGAAACCTGGCAAGCCCCTCATCATCTCTGACATCAGAAAAGGAAGCATAGCACACAG AACAGGCACTCTGGAGCCTGGAGACCGGCTACTGGCCATCGACAGTGTGCGTCTGGAGAACTGCACCATGGAGGACGCCATGCATGTCCTACAGCAGGCCGAGGACATGGTCAAACTCCGAATCCAGAaagatgaggacaacattg ATGAGTTGGAGATGTCAGGCTCTATAATCTACACCGTTGAGCTGAAGAGATATAACGGACCACTAGGCATCACGATCTCTGGCACAGAGGAGCCCTTTGATCCCATCGTCATTTCTGGCCTCACTAAGAAAGGCCTGGCAGAGAG GACCGGGGCCATCCATATAGGGGACCGTGTCCTGGCCATCAACGGAGTCAGTCTGAAAGGAAAGCCACTGAGCGAGGCCATCCATCTTCTGCAGATGGCTGGGGAGTCCGTCACcctcaagataaaaaaaaaggctgacc AACCTGACGGCCGACGGCCTCTGGATAGAGAAGCTGGGTTTTTAAGTGACACGGAGGATGACCTGACAGACTCCCAGAAGACCAGTAAACACTCCGAGGTCTACTCAGCCACTCTGCCCAGTATAGACTCTGCAATGAGCTCCTGGGACAGCTCAGGGTTTGACGCCGGCTACAGTAGCCAAG GTACATATCTTCACAAAGCAACCGATTTATTGCTCAATCCGAATGAGTGGCGACGCACAAAGCACAGGAGCCAAACCAGTTCCAGCTCTGCAGGCCTACTCCACCACGCAGCGCTGTATGATGGGAGGTTCACTGAGGATGAGTGGGACAAGATACCTGG ATTCGTCAGCCCCCCTCGTTGCCATGGCACCCTGAACCAGGAAGATAGCCTCTGGTCCCAGGCTCTGCAAGACCTCGAGACCTGTGGCCAGTCAGAGATTCTCAGGGAGCTGGAG gcATCCATGACAGGCAGCGCTTTCAGTCTGTACCTTGAGGAAACCAAGACCAACGACGACTCAATGTTTCATACTGAAATTAGTCCCATTAAGAGGGAGAGGATGCATGGCGAGTCTAGGAACAAAAGCAACCTGAACACGTCGACTGGAGCCAGAGATGATATTTTGTCCTCTATCCCTCTGACACTGCACAAG GTGACTGTAAGGAAGGACATTGAGAGCCATGACTTTGGTTTCAGTGTATCCGACGGGCTCCTGGAGAAAGGGGTCTATGTCAACATGATCCGCCCTGATGGCCCTGCTGACCAGGCAGGGTTAAAACCTTTTGACCGCATTCTTCAG